The Desulfurobacterium indicum genome contains a region encoding:
- a CDS encoding ABC transporter permease subunit, with amino-acid sequence MKGVIEETKKSLVAALWFVFLTFPIMVMKVDTADNKIIFRWKNILYVAIAAFILSYLWRYFLERKERKGSSDEDSIIYKVLSNPKYSRPFYAAVLPFAIAFPWLFSTYQTNIMATALIYVMLGLGLNIVVGLAGLLDLGYVAFYAVGAYAYALLNYHFGLNFWEVLPIAGILAAFAGILLGFPVLRLRGDYLAIVTLGFGEIIRIVLENWDSVTFGPSGISGVPRPPLFGIKMNVNQSLIYIYYITLAFVIFTIFVVNRLQNSRLGRAWLALKEDDIACQAMGIDRVTAKLTAFALGATWAGFAGVIFAAKTTYVSPASFTFFESVVILSIVVLGGMGSIVGVILAALVMILLPEYLRAFSDYRMLIFALALVLVMVFKPEGLIPFRGGRFVYKKKESAEGGNE; translated from the coding sequence ATGAAAGGAGTTATAGAAGAGACAAAAAAGTCGCTAGTAGCAGCTCTCTGGTTTGTGTTTTTAACATTTCCAATAATGGTAATGAAGGTGGATACTGCCGATAATAAGATAATCTTTCGGTGGAAAAACATCTTATATGTTGCGATTGCAGCTTTTATTCTTTCTTATCTATGGAGATACTTTCTGGAAAGAAAAGAAAGAAAAGGAAGTAGTGATGAAGATTCAATAATTTACAAGGTTCTCTCTAATCCCAAGTATAGCAGGCCCTTCTATGCGGCTGTTTTACCTTTTGCTATTGCTTTCCCTTGGCTTTTTTCAACGTATCAAACAAACATAATGGCAACTGCACTGATATATGTTATGCTGGGACTCGGACTTAATATAGTTGTAGGGCTTGCAGGTCTTCTTGATCTTGGATATGTGGCTTTTTATGCCGTAGGTGCTTATGCTTACGCACTGCTGAATTACCATTTTGGGCTTAATTTCTGGGAAGTTCTACCTATTGCCGGTATTCTTGCAGCATTTGCCGGTATTCTTTTAGGTTTTCCGGTTTTAAGACTTCGTGGTGATTATCTTGCCATAGTCACTTTGGGATTTGGCGAAATTATCAGAATAGTTCTTGAAAACTGGGATAGTGTTACTTTCGGTCCAAGTGGTATTTCCGGTGTTCCAAGGCCACCTCTCTTTGGCATTAAGATGAATGTGAATCAATCTCTTATTTATATTTATTACATAACTCTGGCGTTTGTTATTTTCACAATTTTTGTTGTTAACAGATTACAAAATTCCAGACTTGGCCGTGCCTGGTTAGCGTTGAAAGAAGATGATATAGCCTGTCAGGCAATGGGAATAGATAGAGTTACTGCAAAACTTACAGCTTTTGCTCTTGGCGCGACCTGGGCTGGATTTGCCGGTGTGATTTTTGCGGCAAAAACAACTTATGTCAGCCCAGCAAGTTTTACGTTCTTTGAATCTGTTGTTATCCTTTCCATTGTTGTTCTCGGTGGTATGGGTTCTATCGTTGGTGTTATTCTTGCAGCACTTGTTATGATCCTTCTTCCAGAATATTTGAGGGCGTTTTCTGATTATAGAATGTTGATTTTTGCACTTGCGCTGGTTCTGGTAATGGTGTTTAAACCGGAGGGTTTGATTCCGTTTAGAGGTGGTAGATTCGTTTACAAGAAAAAAGAGTCGGCTGAGGGTGGCAATGAGTGA
- a CDS encoding ABC transporter ATP-binding protein — protein sequence MLEVRNINTFYGNIQALHNVSLKVNEGEIVTLIGANGAGKTTTLMSICGVVPPRSGEIIFNSEPIHRLPPHKIVAKGIVQVPEGRMIFPELTVMENLDMGAYLRKDKEGIKKDLEYIFELFPRLAERKNQLGGTLSGGEQQMLAISRALMARPKLLLLDEPSLGLAPLIIKQIFEIIVKINREHKTTILLVEQNAHQALRIADRAYVMESGRITMEDKAENLLNNEKVKKAYLGL from the coding sequence ATGCTTGAGGTTAGAAATATAAATACATTTTACGGTAATATACAGGCTCTTCATAATGTTTCTTTAAAGGTTAACGAAGGAGAAATTGTAACGCTTATCGGAGCTAACGGTGCAGGTAAAACAACCACGCTTATGTCTATATGTGGTGTTGTTCCTCCCCGGTCGGGAGAGATAATTTTTAACAGCGAGCCGATTCACAGGCTTCCTCCTCATAAGATAGTAGCAAAAGGAATAGTGCAGGTTCCCGAAGGACGTATGATTTTTCCTGAACTTACAGTAATGGAAAACCTTGATATGGGTGCCTATCTGAGGAAGGATAAAGAAGGAATTAAGAAAGATTTAGAGTATATTTTCGAACTTTTCCCGAGATTGGCAGAGAGGAAGAATCAACTTGGCGGTACACTTTCTGGTGGAGAACAGCAGATGTTGGCTATTTCACGAGCATTGATGGCAAGGCCCAAACTGTTGTTGCTTGATGAGCCTAGCCTTGGCCTTGCCCCTTTGATTATAAAACAGATTTTTGAAATCATAGTTAAAATCAACAGAGAGCATAAAACTACGATTCTTCTTGTTGAGCAGAATGCTCATCAGGCTCTTAGAATTGCCGATAGGGCTTATGTTATGGAAAGCGGCAGAATAACGATGGAAGATAAAGCAGAAAATCTTCTCAACAATGAGAAAGTTAAAAAAGCATACCTTGGTCTTTGA
- a CDS encoding ABC transporter ATP-binding protein: MSEPILDVRNLTMQFGGLKAVDNVSLQVYPEQIVALIGPNGAGKTTFFNCVTGIYKPTAGDIYLRTKDGKKVRINGMKPNKITELGLARTFQNIRLFPNMTALENVMVGRHCRTKSWILGAIFKGPRTRKEEEETIEKSYELLKLVGLEKYVNELAKNLPYGAQRRLEIARALATEPSVLLLDEPAAGMNPKETTELMDLIYHIRDNENISILLIEHDMKLVMNISEKVYVMEYGKLLAEGTPEEIRHNPAVIKAYLGEEHNA, from the coding sequence ATGAGTGAGCCTATTCTTGATGTTAGAAATCTTACGATGCAATTTGGAGGACTTAAAGCAGTAGATAATGTAAGTTTGCAGGTTTATCCGGAGCAGATAGTTGCTCTTATAGGACCAAACGGTGCTGGAAAGACTACGTTTTTTAACTGTGTTACGGGTATTTATAAACCTACTGCCGGTGATATCTATTTGAGAACGAAAGATGGAAAAAAGGTAAGAATAAATGGTATGAAGCCAAATAAAATTACAGAGCTGGGACTTGCAAGAACGTTTCAGAACATACGTCTTTTTCCTAATATGACTGCACTTGAAAATGTTATGGTTGGAAGGCATTGTAGGACAAAATCCTGGATATTGGGAGCAATCTTTAAAGGGCCAAGAACAAGGAAAGAAGAAGAGGAAACAATAGAGAAAAGTTATGAGCTTCTTAAACTTGTTGGACTTGAAAAGTATGTTAATGAGCTTGCAAAAAATCTTCCTTATGGTGCTCAGAGACGTCTTGAGATTGCAAGGGCGCTTGCTACAGAACCGTCTGTTCTCTTGCTTGATGAGCCTGCTGCTGGTATGAATCCTAAGGAGACAACCGAGCTTATGGATTTAATATATCACATTAGAGATAACGAAAATATCTCTATCCTGCTGATAGAACATGATATGAAACTTGTCATGAATATTTCAGAGAAAGTTTATGTCATGGAATACGGAAAGCTCCTTGCCGAAGGAACACCTGAAGAGATAAGGCATAATCCAGCGGTTATAAAAGCTTACCTTGGAGAGGAACACAATGCTTGA